The segment TAACGGCAAAACGCAAACTGTGCGACACCTCTCCGGTCACCAGGGTTAATGCCAGCATTCCCAACGCCGCCCCGGCACTGACCCCCATCATCTCCGGGCTGGCCAGCCGATTACCACTAAAGCGTTGTAGCAGCACGCCTGCCGCAGCCAGCATCATCCCCGCGGCACAAGCCGCCAGGGAGCGTGGCCAGCGCCAGGGCAGCAGTGGCGACAGCGGGGACAGTGACGCCATGCTCCAGCCGTTGGGCGCGCGGCCAAAAACCAGCGAGAGCAGGAGAGTCAGCACCAGTAACAGAAACAGAGTGAGGCTAAGCAGATACAATCGACCATCCGCAACCTGTGCCCCCTCAACGGCAGCATTAACCGAGCTGAACGGTACTGACGGGGTGCGCATTCTGAGCAGCAACCAGAGGATTAGCGGTGCGCCAAACAGCGCGGTCGCAGCACCGGTTGGCACCAGTTCCCCCAATGCGTTGGCGAACGGTTGCACTGCCTGATCGGTGGCCCACAGTAATAGCGCGCCACATAACGGGGCCAGCAGTAATCGCTGTGCCAGACGGCGGGCACCGAGTAACTGTGCCAGAGCCGGCGCAGCCAACCCGACAAAGCCAATCACTCCCACGGCACTGACTACTGCGGCGGTCAGCAGGACTGCCAGCGAAAATCCTCCCAGCCGCACATAGCGACTGGGCAAGCCGAGACTGCTGGCGTGCATGTCTCCCAACCCCAGCAGTTGCAACGGACGACATAACATCAGCGCCAGCAGCCAGCCGACCAACAATTGTCCACCGAGCAAACGGACATTGCCCCAGCCCTGCTGCACCAGTGAGCCGGCTCCCCAGATAAATAAACTGTGCAAATACGGGGCGTATAACAATTGCAGCACCGTGATTAACGAGCCACAGAATAAACTCACCACCAACCCGGCAATGGCGACCCTGGAGGGCTCCAGCCCACGCGAGGCCGCAAGCGTCAGTACCAGCACGGCAGCGATAAGCGCACCGGCGAGGGTGATCCAGGAACTGGCTGCCAGCCAGTGCGGGAGAAATACGGTGGTCAATGACAGGGCAAGTTGTGCCCCGTCAGCAACGCCAAGTGTCATTGGCTCAGCCAGTGGATTGCGCAGCGTTTGCTGAAACAGTAAGCCTGCCAGCCCCAGCGCGGCACCGCATAACAGGCTGATTGCCAGACGAGGCAGCCAGCTCTGCAATACCAACAACCGGTGAATATCAGGGTTCGCCGTCCAGGGGAGCAACGCGCGCCACTGCGCTGCGGGTAACAATTGTGTCAGGTTGTGCAGGCTCAGTAGCACAGCCAACAATAACGCGATAGCTGACCCGCGCTTCATGCTGCCAGCACCGCGGATAACTGTTGGGCAAAACGAATCGCAGAAGGCAGCATGCCAAAGCCCCAAAACGCCGGTAATGCTGCGCTATGGCCGGCCTGTACCGCAGGCAAAGCCTGCCATAGCGCATTGTCTGTCAGGCCGTGCGTCATATTGGTGGGTAACGGGGTAAAATAAAGGATCCGCGCATCATCCCTCACTGCCAGACTATCCAGCCCGGTGACGCTAATCCCCCAGTAATCGGTCGTCTGGTGCCAGCCGTTAGTAAGCCCTAAAGCATCCAGCACATCCTGAAACAGGCTGTGCTGACCATAGATACCGATATGGCGCACATCGAAAAAGCGGATCAGGAACAGGGGGATATCTGGTTGTCGCGACTGGGTCACTGGCTGCAACGCGTTTGCCGCCTCAGCGATTAACCGTGCCGCCGCAACCTGTTGCTGACACAGTTCACCCAGTTGATGGGTTGCCGTAATGGCGTGTTGATACGGAGTGCCACTGTCGCTGTAAATGGCAAAGGCGCGTACCGGTGCGATACGCTCCAGCATTGCGCGCTGTGACTCCTGGCTGGAGTTGATCAGGATATAGTCCGGTGCCAGTTGTTGTAGCCACTCCAGATTGGGTGCCAGGCGCAATCCAACATCGGGAACCTGTGCCGGGATTACCGGGGTCACCACATTGTCGTGGTAACCCGCGATCTCGGCGACGCCAACCGGGACCACCCCGATGGCCAGCAGCGTTTCCACCAGTCCCCAGTCGAGTACCACTAAACGGGGAGCGGGCAGAGAAGACGCACCAACCCGACACGCCATACCCGCTAGCGGGAGCAAGGTGATCGTTTGCAGAAAAGTGCGTCTTCTCATCTCATTACCAGCGGTAGCGCGCCGTTGCCAGCACGTCAGCACCTGCGGCATAGGTGCAGGTCGAGGCGCTGTAGCAAGAGGCAACATAGTGACGGTCCAGCAGGTTGCTGGCATTCAGGCTGAACAGCCAGTGCTCACCGGTGTCGTAGTGGATACCGGCATCCATCACCGTCGCAGAGGCTACACGAATGGTGTTGGAGGTATCTTTACTGGCCCCGATATAACGCACCCCGGCATTGATACCAAAGCCCTGCAATGCGCCTTGATGGAAGGTGTAATCCAGCCAGGCTGAGGCGGTATTGCGCGGCATTCCCCACAGACGTTTGCCTTGCATCGAGGTTGTACCACCGTCCAGCGTGGTGGCGCTGTCGTTGGAGTCGATGGTGACGGCATTCAGCCAGGTATAGGCGGAGATCAGCGTCAGGTTTGTCGTCAGGTTGGCGTGAGCCTCAACTTCAACCCCTTTTGACCGGACTTTACCTGCCTGAGTATCGTAGCCTGAGTGCACAGGATCGCTGGTCAGTACGTTCTTCTCGGTCAAATCAAACCATGAGGTAGTGATAAAGCCATTGAAGCCAGTTGGCTGATATTTCACCCCCACTTCATATTGATTAGCGGTGGTCGGTTGTGCCATACCGCCGCCATACAGGGTACCCACCTGCGGGATAAAGGATTTGGCAAAGCTGGCATAGGGCGCGATGCCATTATCAAACTGATATACCAACCCGGTACGCCAGGTAAAGGCACGGGCGGATTGTTCGGTGGAAGAGTCAGTCACCGGATTGACATCATCCGCATGAGCCCAATCCTCGCGGATACCCAGCAGGTAGCTCCAGTTGCCCAAGCGCATCTGATCCTGGGTATATACGCCCAGTTGTTTCTGGCGAATATGGTCGTCCGAACTGGTGGCTGGCATGGTGATGTCGCTGTATTGCGGGGCGAAGGCATCAATGGTTGACGCGGCACCTAAACCGACGGTTTCGCGATACAGCACGCGTTGGAAATCGACGCCTGACAGCAGTTGGTGCGACAGCGCGCCAGTATTGAACTCCGCTTCTAACTGATTATCAACGGACAGTGTTTTCGCCTGCTCGTGGTTAAAGAAGGCGTAGCGATTTAATACCCGGTCAGAGCCGCTGGCGTAACCGTTGGTGAAGACATTCTCGAGGTTATCTTTCACGTCGCTGTAATGCACATTTTGCCGCATCATCAGGCTGTCGTTCAGACGATGCCAGAATTCGTAGCCAACCGAGAACTGGGTGCGTGAATGGTGATCAAAATTGGCATCGCCAAGGTTGGTCTGCGGTGAGATTTTCCCATGCGGGCCGCTGTACACGCTGCCAACTGCCGGGACAAAGTTGTAGTAACCCACATCCGGATCACGTTGATACTTCGCCAGCAGCGTCAGTGAAGTATCGTCATTCGGCTTCCAGGTGATGGCTGGCGCGACATACACATGCTTCTGGCGGGTGTCATCCACCTGGGTTTTGCTGTCGGTGGCGCTGGCCGTCAGGCGATAGAGCAGGGTGCCGTCATCGTTGGCCTTACCGCCAACGTCAAAGCCGGTTTGCAGATGGTCATGGTTGCCTGCGGTGACAAACACCTCGTGTACTGGCGTCTCGGTGGGTTTTTTGCTGGTCAGATTGACCACCCCGCCCGGATTCACCTGGCCGTACAGCACCGAGGCTGGGCCGTGCAGCACTTCAATGTTGCTAAAACCATAGGTGTCATAATTGGCGATGGCATAGCCGAAGCTGCTGTCGCTCGGCATGCGTGCACCGTCAAGGAACTGCTCCAGATAGAAACCGCGACTGAACATATACCCGGCGCCACTGCTGGATGCACCTCGAATCTCTGAAACCACGCCGGAGGTATAACGCAGCGCTTCTGCGGCGGTTTGTGCGGCCTGCAAATCCATCTGCTTACGCGTCACGCTGGATACTGATTGCGGCACCTCAATCTTCGGGGTGGCGGTTTTGGTGGCACTGGTGGTGCTGGTGGCGACGACGCCACTGCCATCCATGTGCTGTAGCGGGTTATTCTGCGCGTTGGCGGTGACCACCATTTGCTGATCGGCGGCACTGCTTCTGCATGCGATTAGCATTAACGCCATCATGCTGAGTGCGAAAGGCGCTTTGCTCATGCCTGTCATTTTGCACATCAATTTTCCCTATCTTTGAATAAGTTAAAGAAATGCTCACCATTAAAAAGTGCATACTGGATAAGGCTTTTTTGACTCGCGTTACGATAAGGAAAGGGCAGCGTAACGGGGAATCATGACCAGGAGAAGGCGAATGATAATGATTTTATTTCTTATTAAAAGATGGCGGATGTCTGCTAATCTGTGTCTTTATAACTAACCCTGAAAATGCGACAAAGGTTGTCGCAAACGACAAATCGTTACGCGTTTTTCAGGTATCCGGCGAGAGGGGTGATGAAAGGTCAGATTCCGCAACTGAAGCCTGAGATGCTGAGTGCAACCTCGGTACCTACCGCGGTTTCCTATTTTTATGCCCGTGAGCAGGCGCAGGCCTGGCACTCCCACGCAACGGTACAGTTGACCTGGTGCAGTCGTGGTGCCATCACCATTCACACCGCGCAGGCAAGCTGGACGTTGCCCCCCTGGCGTGGACTATGGATCCCTTCGGGGCTGCCACATCAAACCCATGCTCAGGCGGGGACGCAAACCCATAATCTCTACCTGTCTGAAACCGGTGAGAAGAAATGTATCGAAGCACTGTGCCCGCTGCGGGTGACGCCCCTGGTGCATCAGTTGGTCAACGAACTCAGTGCGCAGCACCCGGCGCGCAATGCACTGATTCTGCCGCTGCTATGCAATGAATTAAGCCAGGCCCCTGCGGCTACGGTGGGGTGTCTGCCGGTGGTGACCGAGCCGAGATTGCTGGCGCTCACCGGAATGCTGACCATGCACCCCGGTAACCACCAAACGCTGGCAACCCTGAGCCTGCGTGCCGGCACGACGTCACGCACCATTGCCCGTTTGTTTCGCCAGCATACGGGCCTGACATTTGCGCAGTGGCGGCAGCAGTTAACCATCATGACCTCCATCAACCAGTTATCCCAGGGAGTGTCGGTGGAAGAGATCGCTCAACAGCAGGGGTATTGCAACGGCAGCGCATTGATTGCCATGTTCAGCAAGGTGCTGGGCATGACGCCACAACGCTATTTTGCGCTCAGGAGTTAATGTGCTCCTTGCAGTAGCGGCGTTTCCAGCTTGCTGGGGTCAGCCCGGTATGTTTACGAAAAATCTGACGAAAGTAGCTGGTGTCGTTGAATCCGCACTGTCGTCCCACCTCAGTTAACGACAGCGAATTATTGATCAGCAACTTTTCCGCCATCAGAACGCGCTGGCGGTGGAGGGCCTCCGTCAGCGTCAGGCGAAAGGTGCGGCGATAGACACGCCCAAGATAATCCGCGTTGCAGTGCAACTCTTTTGCCAGTGATGATGTGGAAAGCGGCAGGTGGAATTGCGTGCGGATGATCTGATTGGCTTTCCACGCCAATGCCAGGCCGGGACTGTCATTGGTGCTTTCCTGCGGGCCGGGCGCGGCAATTTGTTGCAGGATCAGCAACAAAATACACTCCAGCGCGATGCTGCGATGAATGTTTTCCTGCTCGCTGAGAAACTGACGAAACAGCGAAATGACGTATTGGGGATCGCTGACGCGTGTGTGCTGCGGGATGTTCAGCAGTGTCGCATGTAACCCGGCTGCCGATGTGGCTTTCAGCCAGTCAAAATGCAACCAGTAGAATTTGAGGTCGGCAGGAAATGTTCCTTCACCCACATGACGATGGCCGGGTCGCAGCAGCAAACTCTCTCCAGCCTGCACAGTGAACAGGCGATCGTCTTCGCGGATTTGCAGTTGTCCTCGTTCAACAAAGATGACTTCCCACGAGGTCAGAATCCGTGCCGGATGGCTTCCTACCCCACGCGAAATGAACAACCCGCCATTTTGCACCTGAATCGGAAATGCTATGGATAATTCGAGCATTGATATTCAATTTTCCGCATTTTATGTCATGTGAAATACGATTTCTTATTGATTATTAATCATAAAATCTTCATTCGCTCGATCCAGTTCACACTTTGTTAATCAGGTCGGAATTACCCCTTTTTTATACTTTTCCCTTCCCTTGTTGCACGGCATATTCCGGGCAGAATAAATCCGTACCTGAAAATAAGCCCGCCCTGATGCGGGTAATGGACTCTGACCCTGATGAGGAGTTTGCAATGACTTCTACCCCGATTACCCACACCGAATTGACGCAGCAGGCAGCGAGTGATTCGCTCTCTCTGCGTGAGAAAATCGGTTACGGGCTGGGTGATGCCGGTGGCACGGTGATCACCTGCCTGATCATGAATTTCCTGACATTTTTCTATACCGATGTGTTTGGCCTGACACCTGCGCTGGTCGGGACGCTGTTTATCGCGCTGCGCGTGTTTGATGCCGTATCCGACCCGATTATGGGCATTGTGGCAGACCGTACTCAAAGTCGCTGGGGACGTTTCCGTCCGTGGCAGCTGTGGATCGCGGTACCGATTGGCATTATCGGCGTACTGACCTTTACCGTCCCTGACGTCAGTATGAATATGAAGATCATCTGGGCGTTTGGTACTTATCTGCTGCTCTCCGTCAGCTACACCGCGATTAACGTGCCTTACTGCGCATTGATCAACACCATGACCAGCCGCCACAGCGAAGTGATTGCCTGCCAGTCATGGCGTTTTGTGCTGTGCGGCGTGGCGGGCTTTTTGGTATCGGTGGGGCTGCCGTGGCTGGTATCGACCCTGGGCAAAGGCAATGCGGCGCAGGGATATCAGCTCGGTGTCGGTATCCTGTGTAGCGTGGCGGTAGTGATGTTTCTGTGCTGCTTTTTCTGGGTGCGTGAGCGTGTCTCGCTGGACAGTATGGGGAAATTTACCCTGCGGGAACATCTGGCAGGGCTGCGCAAAAATGACCAACTGCTGCTGATGCTGCTGATGTCGTTCCTGCTGATCAATGTGTTCAACATTCGGGGGGGCGGCTACATGTACTTCATCACCTACGTGTTGCAGGGCAGTACCGCTTACACCTCGCTGTTTTTTACCATGGTGACTTTTGCTTCGATTCTTGGCTCGGTGCTGGTCAGCCCGCTGTCAAAACGCGTGGATACCGTCAGGCTGTATTATTGGACCAACATCGTGCTGGCTGCGCTGGCGGTATTAATGTGGCTCTTGCCCACCGGCCCGGCGTGGCAAACCCTCTGGCTGGTGGTGATCCTTGGCAATGGGATTATCCTTGGTTTCACGCTGCCGCTGCATTTTTCACTGATGGCCTTTGCCGATGATTACGGCGAGTGGAAAACCGGCGTACGTTCTTCGGGGATGAACTTCGCCTTTAACCTGTTTTTCATCAAGTTGGCCTGGGCCTCCAGTGCCGGCATCATCAGTCTGGTGTTTATTTTCGTCGCCTATCAACCAGGTGCAGCTAACCAGACGGCGGTATCTCTGCACGGCATCACCAGCATGGAAACCTTGTTGCCTGCCTTTTTCCACCTGCTGCTGGCGTTCACCATTCTCGCCTGCAAACTCAAAAATCCCATGATGGCGCGCATTGCCAGCGATCTGCGTGTTCGCCATGTCCAGTCTTAAGGAGAACGTTATGTCTGTAATGGAAGTCGATCTGCATCAGCTCAAAATTAACGATCCGTTCCTCGGTCAGTATCAACAACTGGTGCGTGATGTCGTGATCCCCTATCAATGGGAGGCACTGAACGACCGGATTGCTGAAGCCGATCCCAGCCATGCGATTGAAAATTTCCGTATCGCTGCCGGGTTACAGCAGGGGGAATTCTACGGCATGGTGTTTCAGGACAGCGACGTGGCGAAGTGGCTGGAGGCGGTTGCCTGGTCGCTGTGCCAGCGGCCAGATGCAGAACTGGAGAAAACCGCTGATGAGGTGATTGAACTGGTGGCGGCCGCCCAGTGTGACGATGGCTATCTTAACACTTACTTCACTGTCAAAGCGCCCAACGAACGCTGGACTAACCTCGCGGAGTGTCATGAGCTGTACTGTGCCGGACACATGATCGAGGCTGGTGTCGCTTTCTTTCAGGCCACCGGCAAGCGCCGACTGCTGGAAGTGGTGTGTAAACTTGCCGACCATATCGACAGCGTGTTCGGGCCGGGTGATACCCAGTTGCACGGCTATCCGGGACATCCGGAAATCGAGCTGGCGTTGATGCGTCTGCATGAAGTGACCCGGGAGCCGCGTTATTTGACGCTGGTGAACTACTTCGTTGAGCAGCGTGGCACGCAGCCGCATTTTTACGATAGCGAGTACGAAAAGCGTGGCAAGACCTCTTACTGGAATACCTATGGCCCCGCATGGATGGTAAAAGACAAAGCCTACAGTCAGGCGCATCAACCGATTGCCGAACAACACACGGCGATTGGCCACGCAGTGCGCTTTGTCTATCTGATGACCGGGGTGGCGCACCTGGCCAGACTCAACCAGGATGAGGCGAAACGTCAGGACTGCCTGCGGCTGTGGCATAACATGGCCCAGCGCCAGTTATATATCACCGGCGGTATCGGTTCGCAAAGCAGTGGCGAAGCTTTCAGCAGTGATTACGATTTGCCGAACGACAGCGTCTATGCCGAAAGCTGCGCGTCGATTGGCCTGATGATGTTTGCCCGTCGCATGGTGGAGATGGAGGCCGACAGCCAATATGCCGATGTGATGGAGCGGGCGTTATATAACACCGTGCTGGGGGGGATGGCGCTGGATGGTAAACACTTCTTCTACGTCAATCCGCTGGAAGTCCATCCGAAAACCCTCAGCGCAAACCATATCTATGACCACGTAAAACCGGTGCGCCAGCGCTGGTTCGGTTGTGCCTGTTGTCCACCCAATATTGCTCGCGTGCTGACTTCACTCGGTCATTACATCTATACGCCACGCGAAGATGCGTTGTATATCAATCTCTATGTTGGCAATAGCCTTGAAGTGCCGGTGGGTGAGGATAAGTTGCGCTTGCGCATCGGTGGCAATTTCCCGTGGCAGGAGCAGGTGACCATCACCATTGATTCCCCGCAACCCATTCAGCACACGCTGGCATTACGCTTGCCGGACTGGTGCGATGCGCCACAGGTGATGCTGAATGGTACGGCAGTGGAAGGTCAGTCCCGGAAAGGCTATCTGCATATTAGCCGCTGCTGGAAGGAGGGCGATACCTTAATCCTGACGTTGCCGATGCCGGTACGTCGCGTCTATGGCAATCCGCTGGTACGTCATGTGGCGGGCAAAGTGGCGATCCAGCGCGGGCCGCTGGTCTATTGTCTTGAACAGGCCGATAACGGTGAGGAACTGCATAACCTGTGGTTACCACAAACGGCGACCTTCCGCACTTTTGAAGGTAAAGGGCTGTTTGCGCACAAGGTGTTGATCCAGGCTGAAGGCAGCACACACAGTGCGAGTTCGCCGGAAGAACAAGCGCTATGGCATTATGATCGCTCTCCTGCCACCCGTCAGACACAAACATTGACCTTTATTCCCTGGTTTAGCTGGGCGAATCGAGGGGAAGGCGAGATGCGAATCTGGGTGAATGAGGGATAGCAGAAAATAAAAAAGCAGCCTTATGGCTGCTTTTTTATTGGGAATTTTGGTCGGCACGAGAGGATTTGAATCTCCGCAGGCAGTGGATCGAACAAAGTGTTCAGCATCAAAGGCTGGAAATAACGATATGTAATGTTCCCCCAGTGAATAAAATCTGCCTTTACATTGAACATATATGATTTAACATATGTGTTCAATGATTATCAGGAAACATGCACTGATGCAGCCAGTTCAACTTTTCAAACTCCTTGCTGATGAGACACGCACAACAATCATCTTGCTGTTGCGTGAGGCTGGAGAACTCTGTGTGTGCGACCTGTGTGCCTTTACAAGTCAATCCCAGCCGAAGATTTCACGCCATATTGCGTTATTGCGAGATGCTGGTTTGGTGTTGGATCGTCGTGAGGGTAAATGGATTCACTACCGTTTATCGCCTCATATGCCAGCCTGGGCGGCGTCGATAATAGATACTGCCTGGAGCAGTCAGCGTGATGAATTACGTGAATCATTCAAAAGTGCCAAGGCAAATGTGTGCGGCCGTTAAAACATATTCATAAAAGCATATGTATTTTCAGGGCAGGGGATTTTAATGTTACTGGCAGGCGCAATATTTGTTCTCACCATCATTTTTGTCATCTGGCAACCCCGCGGACTTAGCATCGGCTGGACCGCGTCGATAGGCGCAGTTCTGGCGTTGATGACCGGGGTCATCCAGTTACATGACATTCCGGTTGTCTGGCATATCGTCTGGAACGCAACGACTGCGTTTATCGCAGTAATAATCATCAGCCTGTTGTTGGACGAATCGGGTTTTTTCGAATGGTGTGCCTTGCATGTCGCCAAATGGGGTAACGGGCGAGGGCGGTTGCTGTTTACGTATATCGTCCTGTTAGGTGCTGCGGTTGCTGCATTATTCGCTAATGATGGTGCGGCGCTGATTTTGACACCTATTGTTATCGCGATGCTACTGGCATTGGGGTTCAGCAAAGGAACGACACTGGCTTTCGTTATGGCGGCAGGCTTTATCGCGGATACCGCCAGTTTGCCGCTGATAGTGTCCAATCTGGTTAACATCGTTTCTGCCGATTTTTTCCAACTGGGATTTAGTGATTATGCGTCAATCATGGTGCCGGTTGATCTTGCTGCCATCATTGCCACGCTGATCGTACTGCATCTTTTCTTCCGCAAGGAGATTCCCAGACACTACGATCTTTCCCTGCTAAAGTCCCCGGCTGAAGCCATCAAAGACCCTGCGACATTTAAAATGGGCTGGCTGGTGTTGGTTCTGCTGTTGGTTGGTTTCTTCCTCCTTGAGCCGCTCGGTATT is part of the Pantoea phytobeneficialis genome and harbors:
- a CDS encoding ABC transporter substrate-binding protein, which translates into the protein MRRRTFLQTITLLPLAGMACRVGASSLPAPRLVVLDWGLVETLLAIGVVPVGVAEIAGYHDNVVTPVIPAQVPDVGLRLAPNLEWLQQLAPDYILINSSQESQRAMLERIAPVRAFAIYSDSGTPYQHAITATHQLGELCQQQVAAARLIAEAANALQPVTQSRQPDIPLFLIRFFDVRHIGIYGQHSLFQDVLDALGLTNGWHQTTDYWGISVTGLDSLAVRDDARILYFTPLPTNMTHGLTDNALWQALPAVQAGHSAALPAFWGFGMLPSAIRFAQQLSAVLAA
- a CDS encoding helix-turn-helix domain-containing protein, producing the protein MLELSIAFPIQVQNGGLFISRGVGSHPARILTSWEVIFVERGQLQIREDDRLFTVQAGESLLLRPGHRHVGEGTFPADLKFYWLHFDWLKATSAAGLHATLLNIPQHTRVSDPQYVISLFRQFLSEQENIHRSIALECILLLILQQIAAPGPQESTNDSPGLALAWKANQIIRTQFHLPLSTSSLAKELHCNADYLGRVYRRTFRLTLTEALHRQRVLMAEKLLINNSLSLTEVGRQCGFNDTSYFRQIFRKHTGLTPASWKRRYCKEHINS
- a CDS encoding metalloregulator ArsR/SmtB family transcription factor, with the translated sequence MQPVQLFKLLADETRTTIILLLREAGELCVCDLCAFTSQSQPKISRHIALLRDAGLVLDRREGKWIHYRLSPHMPAWAASIIDTAWSSQRDELRESFKSAKANVCGR
- a CDS encoding TonB-dependent siderophore receptor, coding for MCKMTGMSKAPFALSMMALMLIACRSSAADQQMVVTANAQNNPLQHMDGSGVVATSTTSATKTATPKIEVPQSVSSVTRKQMDLQAAQTAAEALRYTSGVVSEIRGASSSGAGYMFSRGFYLEQFLDGARMPSDSSFGYAIANYDTYGFSNIEVLHGPASVLYGQVNPGGVVNLTSKKPTETPVHEVFVTAGNHDHLQTGFDVGGKANDDGTLLYRLTASATDSKTQVDDTRQKHVYVAPAITWKPNDDTSLTLLAKYQRDPDVGYYNFVPAVGSVYSGPHGKISPQTNLGDANFDHHSRTQFSVGYEFWHRLNDSLMMRQNVHYSDVKDNLENVFTNGYASGSDRVLNRYAFFNHEQAKTLSVDNQLEAEFNTGALSHQLLSGVDFQRVLYRETVGLGAASTIDAFAPQYSDITMPATSSDDHIRQKQLGVYTQDQMRLGNWSYLLGIREDWAHADDVNPVTDSSTEQSARAFTWRTGLVYQFDNGIAPYASFAKSFIPQVGTLYGGGMAQPTTANQYEVGVKYQPTGFNGFITTSWFDLTEKNVLTSDPVHSGYDTQAGKVRSKGVEVEAHANLTTNLTLISAYTWLNAVTIDSNDSATTLDGGTTSMQGKRLWGMPRNTASAWLDYTFHQGALQGFGINAGVRYIGASKDTSNTIRVASATVMDAGIHYDTGEHWLFSLNASNLLDRHYVASCYSASTCTYAAGADVLATARYRW
- a CDS encoding AraC family transcriptional regulator; protein product: MKGQIPQLKPEMLSATSVPTAVSYFYAREQAQAWHSHATVQLTWCSRGAITIHTAQASWTLPPWRGLWIPSGLPHQTHAQAGTQTHNLYLSETGEKKCIEALCPLRVTPLVHQLVNELSAQHPARNALILPLLCNELSQAPAATVGCLPVVTEPRLLALTGMLTMHPGNHQTLATLSLRAGTTSRTIARLFRQHTGLTFAQWRQQLTIMTSINQLSQGVSVEEIAQQQGYCNGSALIAMFSKVLGMTPQRYFALRS
- a CDS encoding glycoside hydrolase family 127 protein, with amino-acid sequence MSVMEVDLHQLKINDPFLGQYQQLVRDVVIPYQWEALNDRIAEADPSHAIENFRIAAGLQQGEFYGMVFQDSDVAKWLEAVAWSLCQRPDAELEKTADEVIELVAAAQCDDGYLNTYFTVKAPNERWTNLAECHELYCAGHMIEAGVAFFQATGKRRLLEVVCKLADHIDSVFGPGDTQLHGYPGHPEIELALMRLHEVTREPRYLTLVNYFVEQRGTQPHFYDSEYEKRGKTSYWNTYGPAWMVKDKAYSQAHQPIAEQHTAIGHAVRFVYLMTGVAHLARLNQDEAKRQDCLRLWHNMAQRQLYITGGIGSQSSGEAFSSDYDLPNDSVYAESCASIGLMMFARRMVEMEADSQYADVMERALYNTVLGGMALDGKHFFYVNPLEVHPKTLSANHIYDHVKPVRQRWFGCACCPPNIARVLTSLGHYIYTPREDALYINLYVGNSLEVPVGEDKLRLRIGGNFPWQEQVTITIDSPQPIQHTLALRLPDWCDAPQVMLNGTAVEGQSRKGYLHISRCWKEGDTLILTLPMPVRRVYGNPLVRHVAGKVAIQRGPLVYCLEQADNGEELHNLWLPQTATFRTFEGKGLFAHKVLIQAEGSTHSASSPEEQALWHYDRSPATRQTQTLTFIPWFSWANRGEGEMRIWVNEG
- the fhuB gene encoding Fe(3+)-hydroxamate ABC transporter permease FhuB, with the protein product MKRGSAIALLLAVLLSLHNLTQLLPAAQWRALLPWTANPDIHRLLVLQSWLPRLAISLLCGAALGLAGLLFQQTLRNPLAEPMTLGVADGAQLALSLTTVFLPHWLAASSWITLAGALIAAVLVLTLAASRGLEPSRVAIAGLVVSLFCGSLITVLQLLYAPYLHSLFIWGAGSLVQQGWGNVRLLGGQLLVGWLLALMLCRPLQLLGLGDMHASSLGLPSRYVRLGGFSLAVLLTAAVVSAVGVIGFVGLAAPALAQLLGARRLAQRLLLAPLCGALLLWATDQAVQPFANALGELVPTGAATALFGAPLILWLLLRMRTPSVPFSSVNAAVEGAQVADGRLYLLSLTLFLLLVLTLLLSLVFGRAPNGWSMASLSPLSPLLPWRWPRSLAACAAGMMLAAAGVLLQRFSGNRLASPEMMGVSAGAALGMLALTLVTGEVSHSLRFAVTSAGALLALLMILSFSRRHHFAADRVLLVGVAISALFQALVATIIASGDERAVTLLSWLSGSTYTIMPGDAVTALLLALTLSVLTGLFRRWMMILPLGPTCASAVGIALAQTRLLTLGLIAMLTAGATLTVGPISFIGLTAPHIARLLGARRPGQQLLLAIPCGALMMVVADWIGRNLLAPQELPAGLVATLLGAPYMMWLFTRRESRS
- a CDS encoding MFS transporter codes for the protein MTSTPITHTELTQQAASDSLSLREKIGYGLGDAGGTVITCLIMNFLTFFYTDVFGLTPALVGTLFIALRVFDAVSDPIMGIVADRTQSRWGRFRPWQLWIAVPIGIIGVLTFTVPDVSMNMKIIWAFGTYLLLSVSYTAINVPYCALINTMTSRHSEVIACQSWRFVLCGVAGFLVSVGLPWLVSTLGKGNAAQGYQLGVGILCSVAVVMFLCCFFWVRERVSLDSMGKFTLREHLAGLRKNDQLLLMLLMSFLLINVFNIRGGGYMYFITYVLQGSTAYTSLFFTMVTFASILGSVLVSPLSKRVDTVRLYYWTNIVLAALAVLMWLLPTGPAWQTLWLVVILGNGIILGFTLPLHFSLMAFADDYGEWKTGVRSSGMNFAFNLFFIKLAWASSAGIISLVFIFVAYQPGAANQTAVSLHGITSMETLLPAFFHLLLAFTILACKLKNPMMARIASDLRVRHVQS
- a CDS encoding arsenic transporter, with amino-acid sequence MLLAGAIFVLTIIFVIWQPRGLSIGWTASIGAVLALMTGVIQLHDIPVVWHIVWNATTAFIAVIIISLLLDESGFFEWCALHVAKWGNGRGRLLFTYIVLLGAAVAALFANDGAALILTPIVIAMLLALGFSKGTTLAFVMAAGFIADTASLPLIVSNLVNIVSADFFQLGFSDYASIMVPVDLAAIIATLIVLHLFFRKEIPRHYDLSLLKSPAEAIKDPATFKMGWLVLVLLLVGFFLLEPLGIPVSAIAAVGALTLFAVAKRGHAINTGKVLRGAPWQIVIFSLGMYLVVYGLKNAGLTQYLTLLLNTFANGGVWSATFSTGLITAILSSVMNNMPVVLIGALSIDASTAEGVIKEAMIYANVIGCDLGPKITPIGSLATLLWLHVLDQKNIKISWGYYFRVGVVMTLPVLLVTLSALALRLAFTQ